Proteins from a single region of Chryseobacterium sp. W4I1:
- the lpxB gene encoding lipid-A-disaccharide synthase, with translation MKYYIIAGEASGDLHGSNLMKALLQKDPQADIRFWGGDLMKAQGGTLVKHYRDLAFMGFLEVAMNLRTILNNIKFCKEDIRNNKPDVLILIDYPGFNLRIARFAKELGIKVVYYISPQLWAWKEGRVEIIKKYVDEMMVILPFEEDFYKKHGVHSHFVGHPLLDAISSLKELSIEEFKKENGLNEKEIIALLPGSRKQEVEKMLEIMLSVRPHFKNYQFVIAGAPSLPKDFYQKYVDDNVHFVSNRTYDLLRCSKAALVTSGTATLETALLNIPEVVCYRGSKISYAIAKRLVKNINYISLVNLIMDREVVTELIQTDLNTKNLVEELHKIIEGEKRNQMLEDYRLLREKLGGKGASEKAAEVILSI, from the coding sequence ATGAAATATTATATTATCGCAGGAGAAGCTTCCGGAGATCTGCATGGGAGCAATTTAATGAAAGCTCTTTTACAGAAAGATCCTCAGGCAGACATCAGATTCTGGGGTGGCGATCTGATGAAAGCACAAGGCGGAACACTGGTGAAACATTACCGTGACCTCGCTTTTATGGGCTTTCTGGAAGTTGCCATGAACCTTAGAACCATTTTGAATAACATTAAATTCTGTAAAGAAGATATCAGAAACAATAAACCTGATGTTTTGATCCTGATTGATTATCCTGGATTTAATTTAAGAATCGCCAGGTTTGCAAAAGAGCTTGGAATCAAAGTGGTTTATTACATCTCTCCACAGCTTTGGGCCTGGAAAGAAGGCAGGGTAGAGATCATCAAAAAGTATGTAGACGAAATGATGGTTATCCTTCCTTTTGAAGAAGATTTTTACAAAAAACATGGTGTTCATTCCCACTTTGTAGGCCATCCACTTCTGGATGCTATTTCCAGTTTGAAAGAATTGAGTATAGAAGAATTTAAAAAGGAAAACGGACTGAATGAAAAAGAGATCATTGCGCTGCTGCCTGGTTCCAGGAAACAGGAAGTAGAAAAGATGCTTGAAATAATGCTTTCTGTGAGACCTCATTTTAAAAACTACCAGTTTGTGATTGCCGGTGCTCCTAGCCTTCCAAAAGATTTTTATCAAAAATATGTGGATGACAATGTTCATTTCGTTTCCAACAGGACATACGATCTGCTGAGGTGCTCAAAAGCTGCTCTGGTGACTTCAGGAACCGCAACTTTAGAGACTGCACTTCTCAATATTCCTGAAGTGGTATGCTACCGTGGAAGTAAAATCTCTTATGCTATTGCAAAAAGACTTGTAAAAAATATCAATTATATCTCTTTGGTCAATCTTATCATGGACAGGGAAGTGGTAACAGAGCTGATCCAGACTGATCTGAATACCAAAAATCTGGTAGAAGAGCTTCATAAAATCATTGAAGGCGAAAAAAGAAATCAGATGCTGGAAGATTACAGGCTTTTAAGAGAAAAATTAGGAGGAAAAGGTGCCAGTGAAAAAGCAGCTGAAGTAATTCTCAGTATCTAA
- a CDS encoding DUF2480 family protein — MSEEFEIRNKVAESGLVNFDLATLVPKGIRKGIDLKDFLFQEMILKEKDFREKVDVLDIEEYKDAYIYIYNSVDTIVPLWAYFVLTAKLTDVAKKIVFGNREDLEVILMHNAIQTYDFEDMRGKRVLVKGCSDKEIPENAYIELVEQLKPMVKSLMFGEACSFVPIVKN; from the coding sequence ATGTCAGAAGAATTTGAAATCCGAAATAAAGTTGCAGAAAGCGGGCTTGTGAATTTCGACCTAGCCACCCTGGTTCCCAAAGGAATAAGAAAGGGTATTGACCTTAAAGATTTCCTTTTTCAGGAAATGATTCTGAAGGAAAAAGACTTCAGGGAAAAAGTGGACGTATTAGATATTGAAGAGTATAAAGACGCCTATATCTACATTTACAATTCTGTGGATACTATTGTTCCATTATGGGCTTATTTTGTACTGACCGCTAAGCTTACGGATGTAGCTAAAAAGATCGTATTTGGAAACCGGGAGGATTTGGAAGTGATTTTAATGCACAATGCCATCCAGACTTACGATTTTGAAGATATGAGAGGAAAAAGAGTCCTTGTAAAAGGCTGCTCTGATAAAGAAATTCCTGAAAACGCTTATATAGAACTGGTGGAGCAACTAAAACCAATGGTTAAATCATTAATGTTTGGTGAGGCATGTTCTTTTGTTCCTATTGTAAAGAATTAA
- a CDS encoding protein O-mannosyl-transferase family produces the protein MRKYLSAIFLFFIFLTIYYIGSFTKIPFADCVGFVLDAEKGKFMTVATATTHFLYINTVILIKNLTGLNAIEASRFLIVFSGAATVSMVYLTVKNITKTEWASVTAAFVFGFSFSFWRNAEIVEVYTYNTLWVSLFFFSMIKSFTENKKNYITAAGIFLGISLWVHIQNILLIPAFLVFLFYFRNEKKYAYGSLLTFTLLFASLFILNTSQGLAFSSPYTSDQGNWVEETFKKNSMQYVKDFFQSFAYLIYNFNVFTFFGVMGTVLLYKSNRKMFFVFLAGSLCVYGFSTFYAVSDNYVFFLPFNLIFALSIGYGLSAPKYIYFKKISWVCLLIPVGYLLSYQIVFATKKGKEFHAFKQYKGGLNYYMLPWMNDNAGILEFTIDKKEAPEPIKWMTLSAIEYIELMKSKGYTEEEIKKL, from the coding sequence ATGAGGAAATATCTTTCTGCTATATTTCTCTTCTTTATTTTCCTGACGATTTATTATATCGGGAGTTTTACAAAAATCCCTTTTGCAGACTGTGTCGGCTTTGTCCTTGATGCTGAAAAAGGTAAATTTATGACGGTTGCTACGGCCACCACTCATTTTCTGTATATCAATACGGTAATTTTAATTAAAAATCTTACTGGTCTCAATGCTATTGAGGCAAGCCGTTTCCTTATTGTTTTTTCAGGAGCAGCAACGGTCTCTATGGTGTATTTAACGGTTAAAAACATCACAAAAACAGAGTGGGCATCAGTAACGGCGGCATTTGTGTTCGGGTTCAGTTTTTCATTCTGGAGAAATGCCGAAATTGTGGAAGTCTATACTTACAATACTTTGTGGGTAAGCCTGTTTTTCTTTTCGATGATCAAGAGTTTTACAGAAAATAAAAAAAACTACATCACTGCTGCCGGTATATTTTTAGGGATCAGTCTTTGGGTACATATTCAGAATATTTTGCTTATTCCAGCCTTTTTAGTTTTTCTTTTTTATTTCAGAAACGAAAAAAAATATGCATATGGCTCGTTACTGACTTTTACTTTGCTTTTTGCTTCATTATTTATTCTGAATACTTCGCAGGGATTAGCTTTTAGTTCTCCTTATACTTCAGATCAGGGAAACTGGGTGGAAGAGACTTTTAAGAAAAATTCCATGCAATATGTGAAAGATTTTTTCCAGTCATTTGCTTATCTTATTTATAATTTCAATGTATTTACTTTTTTTGGAGTGATGGGCACTGTATTACTTTACAAATCCAACAGAAAAATGTTTTTCGTTTTCCTTGCAGGGTCTTTATGTGTATATGGTTTTTCAACTTTTTATGCGGTTTCGGATAATTATGTATTCTTTCTTCCCTTCAACCTTATTTTTGCACTGTCTATTGGATATGGCTTATCTGCACCCAAATATATTTATTTCAAAAAAATTTCATGGGTATGCCTTCTAATTCCGGTAGGGTATCTACTTTCTTACCAAATTGTTTTTGCAACAAAAAAAGGAAAAGAATTTCATGCATTCAAACAGTACAAAGGAGGCTTGAATTACTATATGCTGCCATGGATGAACGATAATGCCGGTATTCTGGAATTCACTATTGATAAGAAAGAAGCTCCGGAACCTATTAAATGGATGACTTTGAGTGCCATAGAATATATAGAACTCATGAAAAGTAAAGGGTATACCGAAGAAGAGATCAAAAAACTTTAA
- a CDS encoding DUF937 domain-containing protein, with protein MNLIDLLTGSTSNQVAEQAENKFGISKNQIIALLAVAAPLVISYLRNKSQDTNEAEALNNALDKDHDGSILDDASQAEARQAEGGSILDHVFGGQKSNVENQLSQNTGISIDKIGPILAMLAPVIMGYIGKEKQQNNVGAGGLGDLLGGILGNASNQAQAQQSSPLNDILGSVLGGGQSQSGGNPLNDILGSVLGGGGGQQQQQGGGLGSILGNLLGGK; from the coding sequence ATGAATTTAATTGACCTACTTACAGGCAGTACCAGCAATCAGGTTGCTGAACAGGCAGAAAACAAATTCGGAATCAGCAAAAACCAGATTATTGCGTTATTGGCAGTAGCTGCCCCTTTGGTTATTTCTTACCTTCGAAACAAGTCTCAGGACACTAATGAAGCAGAAGCTTTAAACAATGCTCTAGATAAAGACCACGACGGAAGTATTCTTGATGATGCATCCCAAGCCGAAGCAAGACAGGCTGAAGGAGGATCGATCCTTGACCACGTTTTTGGCGGACAGAAAAGCAATGTAGAAAACCAGCTTTCTCAGAATACAGGAATTTCAATTGATAAAATAGGACCTATCTTAGCGATGCTGGCTCCTGTGATTATGGGATATATTGGTAAAGAAAAGCAGCAAAATAATGTAGGTGCCGGAGGGTTGGGAGATCTTTTGGGAGGAATTCTTGGAAACGCATCTAATCAGGCACAGGCACAGCAGTCTAGTCCCCTTAATGACATTTTAGGTAGTGTTTTAGGTGGAGGACAATCACAATCCGGTGGAAATCCACTGAATGACATCTTAGGAAGTGTACTTGGTGGAGGCGGTGGACAGCAGCAACAGCAAGGTGGTGGCTTAGGAAGCATCCTTGGAAATCTTTTAGGAGGAAAATAA
- a CDS encoding 30S ribosomal protein THX, with product MGKGDRKSRRGKINSGSYGKRRPRKASKSIGPSETKAKS from the coding sequence ATGGGAAAAGGAGACAGAAAATCGAGAAGAGGAAAGATCAATTCCGGAAGTTATGGTAAAAGAAGACCTAGAAAAGCTTCGAAATCAATTGGTCCTTCTGAAACTAAAGCGAAGAGCTAA
- a CDS encoding MATE family efflux transporter, which translates to MTKYIEFFKKAFSGEEVDYTTITIRSAVLLLAIPMMLEMAMESVFALVDLYFVGHLKESGYAIQTVGLTESVLSVMYSIAIGMSMAATALVARRIGEKNPEQASRSAAQVLLVSFLVTFILSLFGVIYAEEILILMGSKPEAAAYGKDFTRIMMGSSVVIMLLFLINGIFRGAGNAAIAMKSLWIANIANIILCPVLIKGFGPIPAMGLTGAALATTIGRSIGVIYQLYHLLVADTRIRIVLHYFKPDFGLIKSIVKIATPGIFQFVIASCSWIFLAQLVATTGGENASAGYQTALRLMMFFMLPAWGLSNAASTLVGQNMGANEMLRAEQSVMKTVKYNVIFMLAVSLIFVLLGDYLVGFFTQETEIRDFAKNALHIMCVGFIFYGIGMVMINAFNGAGDTWTPTWVNFFGFWLFQIPLAYFLSKHLEMGPKGVFISIPAAETLITIVAFILFKKGKWKMVKV; encoded by the coding sequence ATGACAAAATATATAGAGTTCTTTAAAAAAGCTTTTAGCGGTGAGGAAGTAGACTATACGACAATAACGATAAGAAGTGCCGTGCTTCTTCTGGCTATTCCTATGATGTTGGAAATGGCCATGGAATCTGTATTTGCACTGGTGGATCTGTATTTTGTAGGTCATTTGAAAGAAAGCGGTTATGCGATTCAGACGGTAGGTTTAACAGAGTCTGTACTTTCTGTCATGTATTCTATTGCGATAGGTATGAGCATGGCTGCTACGGCTTTGGTAGCACGGAGAATTGGGGAGAAAAACCCTGAACAGGCTTCCAGAAGTGCAGCACAGGTGCTGTTGGTTTCTTTTTTGGTGACTTTTATTTTAAGTTTATTCGGCGTTATTTATGCTGAGGAAATTTTAATCCTGATGGGTTCGAAACCTGAAGCCGCAGCCTACGGAAAAGATTTTACAAGAATTATGATGGGCAGCAGTGTGGTTATTATGCTTTTATTTTTGATCAACGGGATCTTCAGGGGAGCTGGAAATGCTGCTATCGCAATGAAATCTCTCTGGATCGCCAATATTGCCAATATTATTCTGTGTCCTGTTCTGATCAAAGGTTTTGGACCCATTCCTGCGATGGGACTTACGGGAGCTGCTTTGGCAACAACAATTGGAAGAAGTATTGGGGTAATCTATCAGCTGTATCATCTCCTGGTTGCTGATACCAGGATCCGTATTGTACTTCATTATTTTAAACCGGACTTTGGACTTATAAAATCTATTGTGAAAATTGCCACTCCCGGAATTTTTCAGTTTGTAATTGCTTCTTGCAGCTGGATTTTCTTAGCACAGCTGGTAGCGACTACCGGAGGAGAAAATGCGTCTGCAGGTTATCAGACTGCTTTAAGGCTCATGATGTTTTTTATGCTTCCCGCCTGGGGATTGAGTAATGCAGCTTCTACATTGGTTGGCCAGAATATGGGAGCGAATGAAATGCTGAGGGCAGAACAGTCCGTGATGAAAACGGTAAAGTATAATGTCATTTTCATGCTGGCTGTAAGTTTGATTTTTGTCCTTCTGGGGGATTATCTTGTCGGCTTTTTTACCCAAGAAACGGAGATCAGGGATTTTGCTAAAAATGCATTACACATCATGTGTGTAGGATTTATTTTTTACGGTATAGGTATGGTAATGATTAATGCCTTCAATGGAGCCGGAGATACGTGGACTCCGACGTGGGTGAATTTTTTCGGATTCTGGCTGTTTCAGATTCCGCTGGCCTATTTTCTTTCAAAGCATCTGGAAATGGGACCAAAAGGGGTATTCATATCCATTCCGGCAGCAGAAACCTTAATTACGATTGTTGCTTTTATCTTGTTTAAAAAAGGGAAGTGGAAGATGGTGAAAGTTTAA
- a CDS encoding ankyrin repeat domain-containing protein: MKKIISTVFILTISASASMLSAQSLSSAQMQAIQSDNVTSFKKNFSKADYNKCFALKDEMFSALGFSSLYGRNNIVKYLLENKADVNKECNSKTPLSWAKLGNKEQTAQLLIQKGATNN; the protein is encoded by the coding sequence ATGAAAAAAATAATCTCTACTGTTTTTATACTTACCATCTCGGCATCTGCCAGTATGCTTTCTGCTCAGTCACTTAGCTCAGCTCAGATGCAGGCTATTCAATCTGACAATGTTACTTCATTTAAAAAGAATTTTTCAAAAGCAGATTACAACAAATGCTTTGCTCTTAAAGATGAAATGTTCAGTGCATTGGGTTTCAGCTCTCTTTATGGTAGAAATAATATTGTAAAATATCTTCTGGAAAATAAGGCAGACGTAAACAAAGAGTGTAATAGTAAAACTCCGCTTTCATGGGCTAAATTGGGAAATAAAGAACAAACCGCCCAGCTATTGATACAAAAAGGCGCTACCAACAATTAA
- the aspS gene encoding aspartate--tRNA ligase, translating to MFRSHTNGELSLKNLNEEVTLSGWVQTIRDKGFMIWIDLRDRYGITQLVFDQDRSSAQLMEEAKKLGREFVIQVTGKVIERVSKNPNIPTGEIEILVEKLTVLNESQLPPFTIEDETDGGEELRMKYRYLDIRRAPVRDKLIFRHKMAQKVRNYLSDEGFIEVETPVLIKSTPEGARDFVVPSRMNPGQFYALPQSPQTFKQLLMVGGMDKYFQIVKCFRDEDLRADRQPEFTQIDCEMAFVEQEDIMNVFEGMTRTLIKDITGQEFGDFPRMTFADAMNTYGNDKPDIRFGMKFVELNELVKGKDFKIFDDAELVVGINVEGCADYTRKQIDELVDWVKRPQVGASGMVWAKFQNDGVKTSSVNKFYNEEDLGKIIEKFGAKEGDLMLVLSGNENKVRAQLSALRMELGNRLGLRKGNVFAPLWVVDFPLLEFDEESGRYHAMHHPFTSPKTEDFHLLETDPGKARANAYDLVINGNEIGGGSIRIFDKDLQSKMFDLLGFTKEEAEAQFGFLMNAFKYGAPPHGGLAFGFDRLVAILDGNEVIRDYIAFPKNNSGRDVMIDAPASIADAQLDELEIQLNLKA from the coding sequence ATGTTTCGATCACACACGAACGGAGAATTATCTCTGAAAAATCTTAATGAAGAAGTTACACTTTCCGGATGGGTACAGACTATCCGTGATAAAGGATTTATGATTTGGATAGATCTTCGGGATCGTTACGGAATTACTCAATTGGTTTTCGATCAGGACCGTTCTTCGGCTCAGCTGATGGAAGAGGCAAAGAAGCTGGGGCGTGAATTTGTTATTCAGGTTACAGGAAAAGTAATAGAAAGAGTAAGCAAAAATCCCAATATTCCAACAGGAGAAATTGAAATTTTAGTTGAAAAATTAACGGTTCTTAATGAATCTCAACTTCCGCCTTTTACGATTGAAGATGAAACGGATGGTGGTGAAGAATTAAGAATGAAATACCGTTACCTGGATATCAGAAGAGCTCCGGTAAGGGATAAACTGATCTTCCGTCACAAAATGGCACAGAAAGTGAGAAACTATCTGTCAGACGAAGGATTTATCGAAGTGGAAACTCCAGTTTTAATTAAATCTACTCCGGAAGGAGCAAGAGACTTCGTAGTTCCAAGCAGAATGAATCCGGGACAGTTTTATGCCCTTCCACAATCACCGCAGACCTTCAAACAGCTTCTGATGGTGGGCGGAATGGATAAATATTTCCAGATCGTAAAATGTTTCCGTGATGAAGACTTAAGAGCAGACAGACAGCCTGAATTTACACAAATTGACTGTGAAATGGCTTTTGTAGAACAGGAAGATATCATGAACGTCTTTGAAGGAATGACCAGAACGTTGATCAAGGATATTACAGGACAGGAATTCGGAGATTTCCCGAGAATGACTTTTGCTGATGCTATGAATACGTACGGAAATGACAAACCGGATATCCGTTTCGGAATGAAATTCGTCGAGCTTAATGAGCTGGTAAAAGGAAAAGATTTTAAAATATTCGATGATGCTGAACTGGTAGTTGGAATCAACGTAGAAGGATGTGCTGACTATACAAGAAAGCAGATCGATGAGCTTGTAGACTGGGTAAAACGTCCACAGGTCGGGGCATCGGGAATGGTTTGGGCTAAATTCCAGAATGACGGTGTTAAAACCTCTTCTGTAAATAAATTTTACAACGAGGAAGATTTAGGAAAGATTATCGAAAAATTCGGAGCTAAGGAAGGTGACTTAATGCTGGTCTTATCCGGAAATGAAAATAAAGTAAGAGCACAACTTTCAGCCTTAAGAATGGAACTTGGAAACCGTTTGGGATTAAGAAAAGGAAATGTATTTGCCCCGCTTTGGGTAGTTGACTTTCCATTATTGGAATTTGATGAAGAAAGTGGGCGTTATCACGCAATGCACCACCCTTTTACCTCTCCTAAAACTGAAGATTTTCATTTATTGGAAACAGATCCGGGTAAAGCAAGAGCTAATGCATACGATTTAGTTATCAACGGTAATGAGATCGGTGGAGGTTCTATCAGGATCTTCGACAAAGATCTTCAGTCTAAAATGTTTGACCTGTTAGGATTCACAAAGGAAGAAGCAGAAGCTCAGTTCGGATTCCTGATGAATGCCTTTAAATACGGAGCTCCTCCCCATGGTGGCCTGGCTTTCGGATTTGACCGTTTGGTGGCTATCCTTGACGGAAATGAAGTGATCAGGGATTACATCGCATTCCCTAAAAATAACTCAGGACGTGACGTAATGATCGACGCGCCTGCATCGATCGCTGATGCCCAGCTGGATGAGTTGGAAATACAATTGAATTTAAAAGCATAA
- a CDS encoding carbon-nitrogen hydrolase family protein codes for MKIAAAQIKPIKGDILKNIEIHNVLIEAAISNNVDLIIFPELSITGYEPELANQLSIDYEDPILNIFQKTADENNISIIVGMPTKADNQLFISSIIFQPERRRKVYSKRNLFPTETAVFSKGDHYCQLEIVQNKISLAICYDLSDPAHSQEAYQAGSNIYTASVLNSVNGIDDDLVKLSTIAQKYHMHVLMANFSGESGGYECAGKSSIWNTNGSLLGQLNDQDEGILVLNTDDNQIEKIYIN; via the coding sequence ATGAAAATAGCAGCAGCACAAATAAAACCCATCAAAGGAGATATTCTTAAAAATATTGAAATTCACAACGTATTAATCGAAGCCGCAATTAGTAACAACGTTGATTTAATTATCTTCCCTGAGCTTTCAATTACCGGGTATGAGCCTGAATTGGCAAATCAGCTCTCCATTGATTATGAAGATCCTATTTTAAATATCTTCCAAAAAACAGCAGACGAAAATAACATTAGCATTATTGTTGGAATGCCTACAAAGGCTGATAATCAATTATTTATCAGCAGTATTATATTCCAGCCGGAAAGAAGGAGAAAAGTTTATTCAAAACGGAATCTTTTCCCAACAGAAACTGCAGTTTTCTCAAAAGGAGACCATTACTGTCAGCTGGAAATAGTACAGAATAAAATTTCATTAGCTATATGTTATGATTTATCTGATCCGGCTCACTCTCAGGAAGCATATCAGGCAGGGTCAAACATCTATACAGCAAGTGTGCTCAATTCTGTAAATGGGATCGATGATGATCTGGTTAAACTATCTACTATTGCACAAAAATATCATATGCATGTTTTAATGGCTAATTTTTCCGGAGAGTCCGGAGGTTATGAATGCGCTGGAAAATCTTCTATCTGGAATACCAATGGAAGTTTACTCGGGCAGCTGAATGATCAGGACGAAGGAATTTTGGTTTTAAATACGGATGATAATCAAATCGAAAAAATTTATATCAATTAA
- a CDS encoding adenylosuccinate synthase: MDIVLGLQWGDEGKGKFIDLISEDYDITARFNGGANAGHSIERNGKRITLKSLPSGIFMKGVQNVIGTGTVLDPVSFRKEILNLLQFDGTVQPEQNLIISRKAHLVLPTHKLLDVFMEENPEYTTIGTTRNGIAQAYSNKILRQNLRVGDMDSPDFRGRVEHILKRDFRLLAGGDMILPPLEEISNEFFEAIDFLKKFTRTEIEIFLNTAIFERKKVLAEGSQAAMLDIDHGTYPYVTSSSTTASGACSGLGISPKKVGEIFGIAKAYCTRVGNGMFPTEILGRLGEEIRDKGNEFGSNTGRPRRIGWLDLPALRYAIMINGVTQVILTKADVLSGMESVSVCTHYELEDGTIEQISGVLPDNAHPVLKLMKGWEGDISAIENTDDLPIELKDFLSFLNNELGVPITYLSTGPGREQILKMEG, translated from the coding sequence ATGGATATTGTATTAGGATTGCAGTGGGGCGATGAGGGAAAGGGTAAATTTATTGATCTCATCAGTGAAGATTATGATATTACTGCTCGTTTTAACGGGGGAGCAAATGCAGGACACAGTATAGAACGCAACGGCAAAAGGATTACATTGAAATCTCTTCCTTCAGGAATTTTTATGAAAGGTGTTCAGAATGTAATCGGAACGGGAACGGTATTGGATCCGGTAAGTTTCAGGAAGGAAATTTTGAACCTCCTGCAATTTGACGGAACAGTTCAGCCGGAACAGAATCTTATTATTTCAAGAAAAGCACATTTGGTTCTTCCAACCCATAAGCTTTTGGATGTTTTCATGGAAGAGAATCCTGAGTATACAACTATCGGGACTACCAGAAACGGTATTGCACAGGCTTATTCAAATAAAATTTTAAGGCAGAATCTCAGAGTCGGTGATATGGATTCTCCGGATTTCAGAGGCAGGGTAGAGCACATCCTGAAAAGAGATTTCAGGCTGCTTGCCGGTGGAGATATGATCCTTCCTCCTTTAGAAGAAATCAGCAATGAATTTTTTGAAGCGATTGATTTTCTGAAAAAATTTACCCGTACAGAAATTGAAATATTCCTGAACACTGCTATCTTTGAAAGGAAGAAGGTTCTTGCTGAAGGTTCTCAGGCTGCGATGCTGGATATAGACCACGGGACTTATCCGTATGTAACTTCGTCTTCTACAACAGCTTCGGGAGCCTGCAGTGGATTGGGCATTTCCCCTAAAAAAGTCGGTGAAATATTCGGGATCGCAAAAGCCTACTGTACAAGAGTTGGTAATGGGATGTTTCCTACAGAAATCTTGGGTCGTTTAGGTGAAGAGATCAGGGATAAAGGCAATGAATTTGGATCAAATACCGGTCGTCCCAGAAGAATTGGCTGGCTGGATCTTCCGGCCTTAAGATATGCTATTATGATCAACGGAGTTACCCAGGTTATTTTAACGAAAGCAGATGTTCTAAGCGGAATGGAATCAGTATCAGTATGTACTCATTATGAACTTGAAGACGGAACAATTGAACAGATTTCCGGGGTTCTTCCTGACAATGCCCACCCAGTTCTGAAACTTATGAAAGGTTGGGAAGGAGATATTTCAGCTATTGAAAATACAGACGATTTGCCAATTGAATTAAAGGATTTTCTTTCTTTTCTGAATAATGAGCTTGGCGTTCCTATCACTTATCTTTCTACAGGACCGGGAAGAGAGCAGATTTTAAAAATGGAAGGTTAA
- a CDS encoding Crp/Fnr family transcriptional regulator: protein MEELFNYIKKFGVLTHAEELLIAEGLQEITIEKGDSFIEAGKLSRKIAFVKEGVFRSLYYNKQGDDFTRYFIYEGRFIGDFHGFADQLASHEYIEAITDGVLLAIDLDHFKKLEEKIAVWPVLFARLHAFVAHNKLKVASIMLNLDAKERYIHFLNHYPGLANRVPQSMLASYLGITPSSLSRIRRNII from the coding sequence ATGGAAGAGCTTTTTAATTATATCAAAAAATTTGGGGTGCTTACTCATGCAGAAGAGCTGCTGATCGCAGAAGGTTTACAGGAGATCACGATAGAGAAAGGAGACTCTTTTATAGAAGCTGGAAAATTGAGCCGTAAGATCGCTTTTGTAAAGGAAGGGGTTTTCCGGTCTTTATATTATAACAAACAGGGGGATGATTTTACCCGCTATTTTATTTACGAAGGAAGATTTATCGGAGATTTTCATGGATTTGCAGATCAGCTGGCTTCCCACGAATATATTGAAGCTATAACGGACGGAGTACTTCTGGCTATCGATCTTGATCATTTTAAAAAGCTGGAAGAAAAAATTGCGGTCTGGCCGGTTTTATTTGCCCGGCTTCATGCTTTTGTAGCACATAACAAGCTTAAAGTGGCCAGTATTATGTTGAATCTGGATGCTAAAGAGCGTTATATTCATTTTCTAAACCATTATCCGGGACTGGCAAACAGAGTTCCCCAGTCGATGCTAGCTTCTTATTTGGGCATTACGCCTTCATCCTTAAGCCGCATCAGACGTAATATCATTTAG
- a CDS encoding Ku protein, with protein MKAIWNGAIGFGLVNIPVKIYSATETSKLDLDMLDKSDFSNIKFKRVNEKTGKEVKWENIVKGYLLDDQYIILEDEDYEAASPEKSKILSIDQFVKEVEVDSVYFENPYFLEPQKNGENAYRLLLKALSQTKMVGVGTFVLRESEAIGMIRPYNDEVLVLNRLRFAQEIRDYRDLKIPAKKAPKPAELKMAVSLIEQLSQEFDPEMYEDTYSESLLKIIKQKAKGKGVKARKAEPAKEGKVIDLMAQLKASLQTSKSKNAS; from the coding sequence ATGAAAGCAATTTGGAATGGCGCCATTGGCTTTGGTTTAGTCAATATTCCGGTTAAGATTTACTCCGCCACAGAAACCAGCAAACTGGATTTGGATATGCTCGATAAATCTGATTTTTCGAATATCAAATTCAAAAGAGTTAACGAAAAAACAGGCAAAGAAGTCAAGTGGGAAAACATTGTAAAAGGTTATCTCCTTGATGATCAATACATCATTCTCGAAGATGAAGATTACGAAGCGGCAAGTCCTGAAAAAAGCAAAATACTTTCTATAGATCAGTTCGTGAAGGAAGTTGAAGTTGACAGTGTTTATTTTGAAAATCCTTATTTTCTTGAACCTCAAAAGAACGGAGAAAATGCTTACAGGCTTCTACTAAAAGCTTTATCACAAACAAAAATGGTAGGTGTAGGAACTTTTGTACTCCGCGAAAGCGAAGCAATCGGAATGATCCGGCCTTACAACGATGAGGTTTTGGTTTTAAACCGTTTACGATTTGCTCAGGAAATCAGAGATTACAGAGATTTAAAAATACCAGCCAAAAAAGCTCCGAAACCTGCCGAATTAAAAATGGCAGTAAGTCTTATCGAACAGCTTTCACAAGAGTTTGATCCTGAAATGTATGAGGACACTTATTCTGAATCTTTACTGAAAATCATTAAACAGAAAGCAAAAGGTAAAGGAGTAAAAGCCAGAAAAGCAGAACCTGCAAAAGAAGGCAAGGTAATAGATCTTATGGCCCAGTTAAAAGCCAGCTTACAAACTTCCAAATCTAAAAACGCATCATAA